The segment CACAGACAGCTCATCCAACTCCTCCCAGAAACTGGAGAGCTCTCTGCAGCCGCTCGAGTCCTCGCCCCTTCCGCAGAGACACAAGTGCATGCTGGGACATCGTCACGACCTCCATGACCCCTACCGGCTCTCAGACCACTACTTCTTAGACCAGGTGAGACAAAGAACGTTAGCGATGCCAAGAAAGCAGAGGACCAGGTGCTCTTTCCAAAATGATATTTTCTGATTataaaaactgacaaacattCAGAGCAAACATTGCAGACTATTACGTTTATTGTGAAACATGGTTGTTGTTTAGGTATTTATTAGACTGAAACAGGATTAAGATTAAATTAACCTCATTGTGGTTTACTGCCAACCTGACCAAAATGTGTTAATAACTGCCAGCAGTGTGTAAGTTTAATTCTGTCTTTCTCATTAGCCCTTGTCTCGGATTCCCCGTCACGTCACCTTCCAGGAGGACGAGGAAATCGTCCGTATCAACCCTCGGGACCGCAGCTGGGAACGAACCCCCGAGCGTCACCATGGCCGTCAGTACGATCGCCCGTGGCTCACGGGCTACGAGGACTACCGCCACGCCACAGTGCGTGACAAGTTCATCCAAATGGAAGACTCCTACGTCCATTTTTCCAAGACGGAGGCGCAGAAGCATGACTACACCTATCCGTTGGCACCGGCCCTGTCGCCCTCAGACTCTGACCCGGCCCTCGGACCCTTGGTCAATAAGGGCCACAGCGGCTCGTATCACCAAGGCTTCTCCTCTGTGGTCTCCACCCAGCCCCGTTCCTTCCTTCCGAGCTCCTCTCCGTCAACCAATGGAGGGAAAGGGCGGAAGGAGGACGGGGTGGAGCGCACTCAGTGTGAGCATTGCGGCGAGGCCTTTTACACATCCGACAACCGGAGAGGGCGGTGCCAGGATGCCCCAGACCCTGTGCGGGCGTGTATCCGGCGGGTCAGCTGCATGTGGCTGGCAGACACCATGCTCTACCACTGCATGTCCGACCCAGAAGGGGACTACTCAGACCCCTGCTCCTGTGACGGGGCGGAGGGCAGCGGGGGAGGCCGACTCGGCTCACGCTGGTTAGCTCTGCTTGGTCTGTCTCTGGTGGCGCCCTGCCTCTGCCTCTACCCGCCTCTCCACGCTTGCCATCGGGCGGGGCTCAGGTGTGGCTGCTGCGGAGGCCGACACAAAGCCCTGAGCTGAGCAGCCGCGCTTGGAAACCTCTCggaggaaacaacaaaaaacctaAACCCAACACAAGCACAGGGAAAGGGAAGGATGGGGAAATACAGAGGGGACAAGTGGTCATGGCTGCTCGCTCTCTTGCCTTGGTTTCTCTGGGTTTCTCTACAAATTCCAGACACTGAaataagccaaaaaaaaaaaaaaacagttggtGCATTTTCTGAACGGCCTGGGAAGATAAGCTCCCCCTTACGGCAGACAGTTCTCTCAGCTCTCCACGTGGCCATTTAATGCTCTGTTTCTAGTGAGAGAGTACTCTTTTTCAGGGGGCCTTTTTTTTATAGCTGACCTATACGTCATGTATCACATATGCAGGTACTTTATACTTTGTACACTGACTTTGCGTCAAAGAACTTGAATTGtttctttgttgtatttttttttttctctcctttcgaTGTATGCGTGGCCATTTTGTTTATATTCCAATATCAGGCCCGCTCAGCTCAACTCCAGCTACAAGAGAAATCAGACACTACACCTCtttgcgtgcgtgcgtgcgcgcgcgcgtgtgtgtgagtgtgcgcgcgtgtgtgagAGAATGGTATATGTGCATGCTTAAAACATGCGTGTCTCCTTTAGTTGTCTGTACTGCAGCTTAGAGTAAAGCTCATGTATATAGTCTACACAGCTCTCCACCATCGACATCTTCTTTGTTCACTGAAACAAACGTGGTACTCATCTTAATCTTCTAATATCCCAAAGATTCGTGTTTTTATcctatttattttctctctgaaTTGGTCTACCAGCGAAAGGGTGCTGGGCTGTGATTTACTCACTGAATGAGTGCTTATGATACTCTCGCATACGTCTCCCTGCTCCTTTCACGTTATTTCAAACAGTGCCTAAAGTATCACCCAAACCAGGAAACCATCCAGTCTTAGAAGTCCAGTCAGTTTTTTGGCTTATTTTACCTAACATGCACTCAGTTTGCGATTTTAAGGCTCAGAGTTCCTCATTCTCTGCAGAACCGCAGTCAGCTGTCTTTGTCCCATCAAGGACTGACAAATCAATCGGAGATACCGTTAAAGTTGGTGCCCGTTATGCCTTAAAATGTGGAGTCTTGCTCCAAACTTCACCCCTGTCCCAGCAATCAGCCTCACCACATACTCTTTTAAACTTGGTTTAAACTATTTTTGTAATGAAAAGTAACTCTTTTAAAAAGATCTCATGAAGTTTATAAACTAGGGACTCTGCTTGCGATGTACAATCAGCTTCCCTCTTTAAGCCCCACCCTCCAGTTGAGCCTACCAGTCACACCTGTGGAACAGCAAAGTCATAACTGATGGTTATTTGAAGGGTCTAATGAATGCAATTCATTAAGATCTGTgttcaaaattatttaaaacatcCAATCACCCCACAAAAACATaccatataaaaacaaatataggTATTAAAACCTCCTTACaagtgaaaatacaaaaatataaaatacaagaaCATAGTTAGGAATGACCTTTTGACATGTGCAGTGTCACTAGAGCAATGTGGTGAGTCTTATTTCACACTTTATCAGAAATAAGCCTACATGTCATTATTGAGTTGTAAAAGGAATaatctgacattttgggaaatacttgTCTTCGTTTTCTTGCCAagatttagatgagaagatcgaaaGCATTGTCCTGTATGTgcgttaaatatgaagctaagctaaccttcGGACAGAGCCAGGGAAGCTCCAGCAAAAAAGCAGAGTATTTCCcagaaatgtcaaatcattCCATTAAGGCCAAggtattcttttttaaaatgggAGATTAGTAACTTGCTGAAACAGTCACGTGTGACTGGCGTGCACTATTCCTACAGCATTTTTCCCCTTCCATGCCAGATTTGGTTCGTCATTGTGCACACAAAGAGTAACGCCAGATGTTCGACAACAACTCGACTGAATTAGGAAAGAAACCGtcaaagttgttttgttttggggtcATAGAGGGTGTGTCGAAGTACAAACTCATGCATTGGAGGAAAGTAAAAACTCTGCCTGTGTCACCTGCTGTTTGAGGAACACCTCAGTCAGCCAGTCACGCCTTTCACACTGACAGCACAACGCTGAATTGCTGACAACTGCTCGGGTGCTTTATGCATCTTTGAGGGCAGCGCTGGGGATGTGACCAGGAAGGAACACAATAagcttttaaaaaagacaaagaaatatCTGTAGGGTCCCTTTGGAAAAGAACATCCTGTCCTGTGTGCCTGTATGTACGTCCTTGGTGTGTTTACGTGTGTGTTTATCCCACATCCCTTTCCCCTCTCCTGCTCCTTGATCCAAAGCAACTGGGATCAGCTGAGTATGCTATCACATACTAACACCTATCCAGTTTAATCAGATCCTTCTATGATGTGATGAATCAGGAACGGGGCCAATCAGATtggaaagagagagtgtgtgtgtgtgtgtgtgtcagcgtttaatctttttttctctgtctcctctggtGTTTGAGCATGTTCTCACATGTCAGCCATTTACAAGTGCCTGAACGCATCCTCTTTATCTACTTGTgtatttaaattgaaaaaaatgaaagaaatgactCCCTGTAATGAATTAGACCCAATTTTTTTACGCTTAGTATTTTTacctctgtaaaaaaaaaaaaaaaaaagagcgaaaattatattatatatatataaatatatatatatatcaagtgtatgttgtacattttttatttctttttttttttttttttttaaataactgtttttaacaCGTACGATGGTTGTAGCTCTTGCTTTTGAGAAGGAACAGGAAGTACTTTGTGTAGATACTGAAGGGTGGCCAGGTCTGTGAGAAAACTAAAGTGAAATGTGTGTCTTACCTTCCACCTccaataaaatgacaataaaacagtGAATCCATACGCGAGTCTGCTGCTTCAGTTTTACTCTCGGATTAAAGGTACTTCAACACAAATATCTGCtattaaacaaaaaaggcaCATGCATTTTTTTCAGCTTTTCTGCTGCATCCATTATCATTTACCTCCATGTTCTTCCCATTTTAGTAATGTATTCTGTCTGTGCATTAAATCTCAGCTAATTAATGGAACAGAATTTGTCTAAAGAAATACCAGGAatagacacaaacaataaaaacattaaagtaaatcATAAAAGGAATTTACAGGATAAAACTAGACATGCTAgccggtgctttgagctaactGCTACTGTCAGCATGCTAAcgatgacaatgctaacatgctgatgtataacatcttagtttagtgcgtaagctaattagcactaacaaAATAGAGTTCATGGGAATGGCATTAGTTTTCCacgtatttggtcataaacctcGGGGgaacatgtttaaaatgaatggcTAAAACTAAATATCCATTTCTGTGGCAAAGCAAATCTAAGAAGATCGTTGTTAGTATCATGATTGCTTTATTGGGGGACACTTATTCAGTATCATAGtttgttgaaaatatattttgaacaaTGACAGACTCCTCAACATTCAACAAGCTGTTTGACGCCACATATAAAGTCCCTAAACAGGttttgttaaacaaataaagcaTGATCACAGAGTAATAAAATTCTAGAGAGAAACGATGTCACCATGACCTCATATGGAGAGCtgcaggataaaaaaaaaaaaattgtctgaTGTTTCTTATTatgttttaaaatctttaaagaAGGAATGCACATTGAAAATAACCTCAGCATTTATATTCTCCTCAAGATGTCTTTCCCCTGCTGCCTCCCTCCTCAGCAGGAACATGTGATAGCCATCGAGGACGTCGAGCTGTTTCACTCAGGATGTCTCTGGAAAAGCATGTGGGCGATAATGATGGAGCgcgagagagggaaggaggagggagagaagagaagaaaaagaaggtcCCTGAGGGCTTTTGGGGGCCTGCTAAGCAGCTCAGCGGCTGCAAACAGCATCATAGTCCACATGTGCAAACATTTAAGATATCTGCTCGTGTAATGGGGTCAGCGTGGCCCCTCTCTGGGTGCACAGAGCACTGGTGCTCACTTCCCAGTGAAGTTTACAGGAATGGGTGGCTTGTCCCACACCAGTGCTGTGGTCTCATGTCCAAAGATAGGCcatattttgatgttttcctCCCAGTGTCTGAAATGTTGCGAAAGCATTGCTCAATGGGTGCAAATGTAGAGCAAAATATCAGCctattgtgtttctctgtcGGGTCTAAATTGCCTGATAAACCCACACTGAGTAGATATGTAGCAGAAGATTACAAGGAGCCAGATAATTGTTTAAGCATTGCCTGGCAGAGTTATACCCTGCACCTGAGATAAACCCTGTAAGACTGCTGAGAAAAACATCTCTCTACTCCCACCCTGTGGAAAAGGTTTTAGCTGGTAACAGTTGGTGCAAAAGCAAGTTAAAACCCTGTGGTGTTTATCTGGGTGAAACGTGTAGAAAAGTTGAAAGTCCACCAAAAGGTTAATTACAAGTTTATGTTGTAGCAGCAAAATGTACTCAAGcgacaaaagtaaaagtatagaTAGGAAGGAATGGTTCTTGTGTCACATTACAGATGTGAAAGTGCTACATGGTAATATATcagtaataaaaaaagttaGAAACAAAAAAGGGGCCTCTgaatcattcattttaatatcaGTTGAAAGATCCTTTAGGTTAAAACAATTCTCTAAACCTCTTTTAATAATGGAGGAAAGAATCCCAACACAAAGTCCATTTAGtagttctggagcttttgatcatatcaCATGATCAGCAGGAGGAGGTTGCCCAGTTGTCATAGAATTGAAGATGTTTCAATTGCCTGAACTTCAAAAGCTGAAGTTCAATGGTTATTCCTGACTAAAGCGCTCGGTCTAAAATGTCTACAATTCACAGTGCAATCAAGCTGATTCACAAGTTTTGTTTAAGTACATGCACAGTTGACAGTTGGTTTAGATTGTTAAGAAAATGGATCTAACTTATCTGATATTGAATGTACAATCTGAAAGGCAGTAAAAATTTAATATTGAAAGTCTGAAGCAAAGTACTCCGCACCGAAGTACTGTATTTCAGCAAATGTCCTTCGTTACTTCCCGCTTTGGTTGAAACCCGGTAATGTCTTTGTTTGTGCTCTGGTGGGGAGGAAACTTCAAACGGTGCTTCAGAGGTAACAGTTCAGGGTTAAGAGGGAAGTGGTAAGAGTCGAGGGATTAAAATGGAACAAGGCCGGAAGAGTCTGGGTGAGATCTTTATTTCAGGCACGGAAAGAGAGCCTTTTCCTTTGGTGGCGCCAGTCCTCTGCCACTGTTccatttcctcttcctcctcctggtctGTGTGCAGCACTCAGTCACCTTCATACCTCCATCCTCTCTTCTGGTAGAGCAGTATATCAGTCAACCGACCTAatctcacctccagctctctgcaACAGACTTGAGTTGCAACCATTAAATTTGAGGTTTTCAAATGTGATAATATTCTGTTTTTCCTTGTCTTTAGTAGTTCAGTTTATAGTAAACTTTATatattttggactgttggtcggacaaaaaaagacatctgATGTTTAAGGAAATTGTGATAGGCATTTTTAATGGCTTTCTGATAGTTTGTGGCCCACATGATGGATCAAttcatcaacaaaataaatagataataattGTTGGCTGCAGCCCTACAAAAGACGtaaacatttatcattttcaggAGACATGGATTGATTTTTAAAGTTGCACACATCAACCACATTCTCAAACTTTCTCAGAATCATTATTTTATTCCAAACTTAAATAACAAAGATATTGATTGAAGTATCAGTtgcagatttttgttttagtttgataTTAAGCTTTCCAAAGTAAACCTGTAATGATATTATTAAAACAGGTAAACAGGCACAACAAAACCAGAGAACAGACATTGTTTTCTCTGCTCATGACAGTAACAAAGTTGTTTCCACGTTGCAGAGCTGTACGGAAATATGCTGCTGCacatgtattttagttttatacatacataataatataatatacatttcagCCACAATATAAGTTGAAGCTAAATTAAATCACAATTATGTAACTTTGGTAACAGCCACTGTAGCCACAAGTGACAATTAAGGGATAATAGTAAACATTAGCACAGTTAGAGAGTCAGCAACCTACCTCAGTGAGCTCTATCTTAACTTTTCTAACATTAGCTAGCCTTAGTCACCGTATGATgctcataccagaccaagtaaggctCTATCAACAAAATACCTGCAAgggtgctttttgttttttattgtttatgaatCCTATATTTTGTTTGTAAGATGGGGAATGTGTTATTCTGTAAAAACTTAAATAGTCTTAAGAGGAGCaggaaatatttgtttttcttctccaaCATGAAACCAGCACCCCACAACAGATATCAGTTTGTGATTTTTGCTGATGTcttgttatgtttttaatcaattTGTTCCTCTCAGCTTGAAGATGACTCATAACTTCAGTTGACTGGCTGCATGTCAACAAGTAGAACATGTCATTACAGGCTGTGGATGATATTTAGTATTTCATAACAATTTctaatgaacaaaacaaacccAACCTACCTAGGTCCACTAAAGCTTTTTCTACAGCTTTCAGCTATTTCACATAGTCTTCAGCAGCACCAGATGTTTGCACAGAGATGGATCTGTTGACATGAGTAGGTGTTTCAGTCGGGGTTGTTTTATTAAACTTGACCCTTCCCTTTTAAGTCAAGATGGATAAGAAGTCCTAAAAGGTGCTGTAGGAAACATAAGAGCTACTGAGCACACTCCATCTtctgatgaagaccatgtggTGCAGTTGAAAGGTGAGGTAAAAGCTTGCAGGTGGACTTCTGAGTTGGGTTTGTTTTGTGAAAGTCAAGAAAGACTAACTTTCATGCTTAATGTTTAAACATTGATTGAAGATCTGTGTACTCTGTATAAATGGGAATTATTCTTTAATCCAAATCCAAATTAATAATTGAATAAAGAATAGTGATATGACATGTGCAAAggattttcacaatatttttcaAGGCGACTGGAAATGATTGAAATTAAGTTtctaactaaaaaaaaaaataaatatcccCGCTATTGGCTAAattagagaaataaaatgatttgGCCACCATTTTGCCAGTTTTACTAATTCTTTGAGCAAATATTTCATATATTCACCGGctccagtttctcaaatgtgagaaaatgACTGCTTTTCTGCTTTATATCACTGTAAACCAGCCTTTTCTGTCGTGACCCCCTTCGGAAACCAAAGTTCATGGACTAAAATATCTAATTCAGTCAAACCCAGAATGAGTCGTTTGATATCACTCGGTAAGATTTGCATTGGTTTCAGTTTTTACTCGGCCAAAATACAAAAGTGCCAAAATAAAAAACCTGCCACAAACATCCTTATAAAtcacttttctttatttaaatcagCGTTAGGCAGTTATGCTATGAACaacacaggaaaataaaaaacaaaaacagtgacaagaagaaaaacatgagAGATCCACATTAACTGCTCTTGGCACTGGATAGACGTTGAtggaaagaggaaaggaaaaaaat is part of the Micropterus dolomieu isolate WLL.071019.BEF.003 ecotype Adirondacks linkage group LG15, ASM2129224v1, whole genome shotgun sequence genome and harbors:
- the LOC123983778 gene encoding sprouty-related, EVH1 domain-containing protein 2-like isoform X1: MIEETHPNDDSYIVRVKAVVMTRDDSSGGWLAQDGGALSRVGVCRLLPPELAPMPASSFSQFLIRGERLRDKQVILDCPLRKDLVYTIATPTFHHWKVEDRKCGLSFQSPADARAFDRGVRKAIEDLAEGSTTSSTALQNEGELGDDDVFTNTTDSSSNSSQKLESSLQPLESSPLPQRHKCMLGHRHDLHDPYRLSDHYFLDQPLSRIPRHVTFQEDEEIVRINPRDRSWERTPERHHGRQYDRPWLTGYEDYRHATVRDKFIQMEDSYVHFSKTEAQKHDYTYPLAPALSPSDSDPALGPLVNKGHSGSYHQGFSSVVSTQPRSFLPSSSPSTNGGKGRKEDGVERTQCEHCGEAFYTSDNRRGRCQDAPDPVRACIRRVSCMWLADTMLYHCMSDPEGDYSDPCSCDGAEGSGGGRLGSRWLALLGLSLVAPCLCLYPPLHACHRAGLRCGCCGGRHKALS
- the LOC123983778 gene encoding sprouty-related, EVH1 domain-containing protein 2-like isoform X2, which translates into the protein MTRDDSSGGWLAQDGGALSRVGVCRLLPPELAPMPASSFSQFLIRGERLRDKQVILDCPLRKDLVYTIATPTFHHWKVEDRKCGLSFQSPADARAFDRGVRKAIEDLAEGSTTSSTALQNEGELGDDDVFTNTTDSSSNSSQKLESSLQPLESSPLPQRHKCMLGHRHDLHDPYRLSDHYFLDQPLSRIPRHVTFQEDEEIVRINPRDRSWERTPERHHGRQYDRPWLTGYEDYRHATVRDKFIQMEDSYVHFSKTEAQKHDYTYPLAPALSPSDSDPALGPLVNKGHSGSYHQGFSSVVSTQPRSFLPSSSPSTNGGKGRKEDGVERTQCEHCGEAFYTSDNRRGRCQDAPDPVRACIRRVSCMWLADTMLYHCMSDPEGDYSDPCSCDGAEGSGGGRLGSRWLALLGLSLVAPCLCLYPPLHACHRAGLRCGCCGGRHKALS